In one Brevibacterium sp. CBA3109 genomic region, the following are encoded:
- the gcl gene encoding glyoxylate carboligase: protein MTRMRAVDAVVLILEKEGATETFGLPGAAINPLYAAMRAHGGIRHTLARHVEGASHMADGYTRAAAGNIGICLGTSGPAGTDMITGLYAAAADSQPILCITGQAPVAVLDKEDFQAVDIASIAKPVTKMAKTVLEAGQVPGVFQSAFQLMRSARPGPVLIDLPIDVQQTEIDFDIETYEPLVPARPEATSAQAEKVLDLIAAAKHPLIIAGGGILNADAADKLVEFAEATSIPVSPTLMGWGAIPDNHPLQAGMVGIQTHVRYGNASFLESDLVIGIGNRWANRHTGDLGVYRSGRKFVHIDIEPTQIGRVFSPDYGVVSDAGAALDALLSAARGRTMPDFTGWAGECTARKSTEHRKTNYTDMPIKPQRVYQEMNAAFDEDVTYVSTIGLSQIAGAQMLHVYTPRHWINAGQAGPLGWTGPAALGVAKAKPEETVVALSGDYDFQFMIEELAVGAQHKIPYLHVVVNNSYLGLIRQSQRGFDMDYQVSLAFDNINSPGEAASYGVDHVAVAQGLGCKALRVEDPELIGERLRVAKELMDEHQVPVVVEVILERVTNISMGAALDNINEFDVLAQTPADAPTALTPMGELSAAK from the coding sequence TTGACACGTATGCGTGCAGTTGACGCGGTGGTGCTCATCCTCGAAAAGGAAGGCGCAACCGAAACATTCGGTCTGCCGGGTGCGGCCATCAACCCGCTGTACGCAGCGATGAGGGCCCACGGCGGAATCCGTCACACGCTGGCCCGCCACGTTGAGGGTGCCTCGCACATGGCAGACGGATACACGCGGGCAGCGGCCGGGAACATCGGCATCTGCCTCGGCACCTCGGGGCCTGCAGGAACCGACATGATCACCGGTCTCTACGCCGCAGCCGCGGACTCGCAGCCCATCCTGTGTATCACCGGACAGGCTCCCGTCGCGGTCCTCGACAAGGAGGACTTCCAAGCCGTGGACATCGCCTCGATCGCGAAGCCCGTGACCAAGATGGCCAAAACGGTGCTCGAAGCAGGGCAGGTCCCCGGCGTCTTCCAGTCGGCCTTCCAGCTCATGCGCTCGGCCCGTCCCGGCCCGGTCCTCATCGACCTGCCGATCGACGTCCAGCAGACCGAGATCGATTTCGACATCGAGACTTACGAACCGTTGGTGCCCGCGAGACCGGAGGCCACCTCGGCGCAGGCGGAGAAGGTCCTCGACCTCATCGCCGCGGCGAAGCACCCGCTCATCATCGCCGGCGGCGGCATCCTCAATGCCGATGCCGCGGACAAGCTCGTCGAATTCGCCGAGGCGACCTCGATTCCGGTCTCACCGACGCTGATGGGCTGGGGTGCGATCCCGGACAACCACCCATTGCAGGCGGGCATGGTCGGCATCCAGACCCATGTGCGCTACGGCAATGCCTCGTTCCTGGAGTCTGACCTGGTCATCGGCATCGGCAACCGCTGGGCCAATCGTCACACCGGAGACCTCGGTGTCTATCGCAGCGGTCGGAAGTTCGTCCACATCGACATCGAACCCACCCAGATCGGTCGCGTGTTCTCACCCGACTACGGTGTCGTCTCCGACGCCGGGGCCGCGCTCGACGCTCTGCTGTCCGCTGCACGCGGGCGGACTATGCCGGACTTCACCGGTTGGGCCGGCGAGTGCACGGCGCGCAAGTCCACCGAGCACCGTAAGACCAACTACACCGATATGCCGATCAAGCCCCAGCGGGTCTACCAGGAGATGAACGCAGCCTTCGACGAGGACGTGACCTATGTGTCGACGATCGGCCTGAGCCAGATCGCCGGTGCGCAGATGCTTCACGTCTACACGCCGCGCCACTGGATCAACGCGGGTCAGGCCGGACCATTGGGCTGGACCGGACCGGCAGCGCTGGGTGTGGCGAAGGCGAAGCCGGAGGAGACGGTTGTCGCCCTCTCCGGTGACTACGACTTCCAATTCATGATCGAGGAGCTGGCCGTCGGGGCACAGCACAAGATCCCGTATCTGCACGTCGTCGTCAACAATTCCTACCTGGGACTCATCCGGCAATCGCAGCGCGGCTTCGACATGGACTATCAGGTGTCGTTGGCCTTCGACAACATCAACTCCCCGGGAGAAGCTGCCAGCTACGGCGTCGACCATGTGGCCGTCGCACAGGGGTTGGGGTGCAAGGCGCTGCGCGTCGAGGACCCCGAACTCATCGGCGAGCGCCTGCGAGTGGCCAAGGAGCTCATGGACGAGCACCAGGTTCCCGTTGTCGTCGAGGTCATCCTCGAACGCGTCACGAACATCTCGATGGGCGCCGCACTGGACAACATCAATGAGTTCGACGTCCTCGCTCAGACTCCGGCCGATGCGCCCACGGCGCTGACTCCGATGGGCGAACTGTCCGCGGCGAAGTAG
- a CDS encoding glycerate kinase: MSRERPTIVCAPDSFKGSAGAPAAAAALARGARQVFPDSQITDLPFADGGEGTLDALLAVWGTPARSVDVVDALGRPATALFGISADGKTAVIEAAQANGLPQVSDVELQPERADTYGVGLIASHVLAQGVDEILLCIGGSASTDGGVGVVSALGATFSDSSGEPIAPGGGGLSALVSVDSSGLDPRALDVRWRIAVDVDNPLTGPRGAAAVFGPQKGADPSSVSVLDSGLAHLAEVLAGSPAEASPLAARPGFGAAGGIPLTLTALLGAEVVPGSTMVAEAVGLTEALSKADIVLTGEGSFDSQSLGGKVVAAVRDHAPASAKIIVVAGRVALSPAECREAGITAALSIAPGPAELAELSDRAEELIEATAAHACALVGAGLSGAGAAGAQQN; the protein is encoded by the coding sequence ATGAGCAGGGAAAGACCAACGATCGTCTGTGCCCCCGATTCCTTCAAGGGCTCGGCCGGTGCTCCCGCCGCCGCAGCCGCCCTGGCGCGCGGTGCCCGCCAAGTGTTCCCCGACTCGCAGATCACCGATCTGCCCTTCGCCGACGGCGGTGAGGGCACCCTCGACGCCCTGCTCGCAGTGTGGGGGACGCCGGCCCGCTCGGTCGACGTGGTCGATGCCCTGGGGCGACCCGCGACCGCCCTGTTCGGCATCTCCGCCGACGGAAAGACCGCAGTCATCGAGGCGGCACAGGCCAATGGCCTCCCCCAGGTCTCCGACGTTGAGCTGCAGCCCGAGCGCGCCGACACCTATGGCGTCGGGCTCATCGCCAGCCATGTCCTGGCACAGGGAGTCGACGAGATCCTGCTGTGCATCGGCGGATCGGCGAGCACCGACGGCGGGGTCGGCGTCGTCTCCGCTCTGGGCGCGACGTTCAGCGATTCCTCCGGGGAGCCCATCGCCCCCGGCGGCGGCGGCCTGTCAGCCCTGGTCTCGGTCGATTCCTCGGGGCTCGACCCCCGCGCGCTCGACGTCCGCTGGCGCATCGCCGTCGACGTCGACAATCCGCTCACCGGCCCCCGCGGTGCCGCCGCAGTCTTCGGCCCGCAGAAGGGCGCCGATCCCTCCTCGGTGTCTGTCCTCGATTCCGGCCTGGCCCACCTCGCCGAGGTGCTCGCCGGCTCCCCGGCCGAGGCCTCGCCCCTGGCCGCGAGGCCTGGCTTCGGCGCCGCCGGCGGCATTCCCCTGACGCTGACTGCCCTGCTGGGCGCCGAGGTCGTGCCCGGATCGACCATGGTCGCCGAGGCGGTGGGCCTGACCGAAGCCCTGTCGAAGGCCGATATCGTGCTCACCGGCGAGGGGTCCTTCGACTCCCAGTCCCTGGGCGGGAAGGTCGTCGCGGCCGTCCGGGACCATGCCCCCGCCTCGGCGAAGATCATCGTCGTGGCCGGACGCGTCGCACTCAGTCCCGCCGAATGCCGCGAGGCAGGGATCACCGCCGCGCTGTCGATCGCACCCGGCCCGGCCGAGCTCGCCGAGCTCTCCGACCGCGCCGAAGAGCTCATCGAAGCCACGGCAGCTCACGCGTGCGCGCTCGTGGGCGCAGGCCTGTCGGGCGCGGGTGCCGCGGGCGCGCAACAGAACTGA
- the bcp gene encoding thioredoxin-dependent thiol peroxidase, with protein sequence MATQLEVGQNAPDFSLTDANGKTHSKADFAGQKVILYFYPKAATPGCTTEACDFRDNLSSLSSAGFQVLGVSPDDAEALQAFTDDQHLTFPLLSDPGAELAKTYGSFGEKTVGGNTFEGTLRSTFVIAEDGTLSDVEYNVDAEGHVARLREKLGA encoded by the coding sequence ATGGCGACACAACTCGAAGTCGGACAGAACGCACCCGACTTCTCCCTCACCGACGCCAATGGAAAGACCCACTCGAAGGCGGACTTCGCCGGACAGAAGGTCATCCTCTACTTCTACCCCAAGGCCGCGACACCCGGCTGCACGACCGAGGCCTGCGACTTCCGCGACAACCTCTCATCCCTGTCCAGTGCCGGCTTCCAGGTGCTCGGGGTCTCCCCCGATGACGCCGAGGCACTGCAGGCGTTCACAGACGACCAGCATCTGACCTTCCCACTGCTCTCGGATCCGGGTGCGGAACTCGCGAAGACCTACGGGTCGTTCGGAGAGAAGACGGTGGGCGGCAACACCTTCGAGGGCACCCTGCGTTCCACCTTCGTCATCGCCGAAGACGGAACCCTCTCCGACGTCGAATACAACGTCGATGCCGAGGGCCACGTCGCCCGCCTCCGCGAGAAGCTCGGCGCCTGA
- the allB gene encoding allantoinase AllB, which produces MNVDDAGTQAADQGFGLVIRAQRAVLSEGVSAAEIGVREGKIVEIATGGAVLSGTASANAQVIELDASQVLVPGLVDSHVHVNDPGRSEWEGFASATRAAAAGGVTTIVDMPLNSLPPTVNVESLDIKREVAATKAFIDVGFWGGAIPGNTGDLKPLFDAGVYGFKCFLEDSGVDEFPPLEPEELRADLAELAKYDGLLIVHAEDHSVMAEAPKNSGRKFSDFLASRPREAENVAIARVIEAARETGARAHILHLSSADALPQIAEAKAEGVKLTVETCPHYLVFSAEEIPDGATTHKCCPPIREESNREALWQGLVDGTIDCIVSDHSPSTAELKLLDTGDFGAAWGGISSLQLGLSLVWTEAAKRGIDLAEVVAWMSSAPAAVAGVEGKGAIALGNDADFAVFAPEEEWTIAATELYHRNQISAYDARTVRGAVKQTILRGAPVDFDEPQGRLLRAR; this is translated from the coding sequence ATGAACGTCGACGACGCCGGAACACAGGCTGCAGACCAGGGCTTCGGCTTGGTTATCCGGGCACAGCGGGCGGTTCTGTCCGAGGGTGTGAGCGCCGCCGAAATCGGTGTGCGTGAGGGCAAGATCGTCGAGATCGCCACCGGGGGAGCGGTACTGAGCGGGACCGCCTCGGCGAATGCGCAGGTCATCGAGCTCGACGCTTCACAGGTGCTGGTGCCCGGCCTCGTTGATTCGCACGTGCACGTCAACGACCCCGGCCGCAGCGAATGGGAGGGCTTCGCCAGCGCCACCCGGGCCGCGGCCGCCGGCGGCGTGACGACGATCGTCGACATGCCGCTCAACTCCCTGCCGCCGACGGTCAACGTCGAATCACTGGACATCAAGCGCGAAGTCGCGGCGACTAAGGCATTCATCGACGTGGGCTTCTGGGGCGGCGCGATCCCGGGCAACACCGGCGACCTCAAGCCCCTCTTCGACGCCGGGGTCTACGGCTTCAAGTGCTTCCTCGAAGACTCAGGAGTCGACGAATTCCCACCACTGGAGCCCGAGGAGCTGCGCGCCGATCTGGCAGAGCTCGCGAAGTACGACGGTCTGCTCATCGTCCATGCTGAGGACCACTCGGTCATGGCGGAGGCGCCGAAGAACTCGGGTCGCAAGTTCAGTGACTTCCTCGCCTCCCGTCCGCGTGAGGCCGAGAACGTCGCGATCGCCCGCGTCATCGAAGCGGCCCGCGAAACCGGTGCCCGCGCCCACATCCTGCACCTGTCATCGGCAGATGCGCTGCCTCAGATCGCGGAGGCCAAGGCTGAGGGTGTGAAGCTCACGGTCGAGACCTGCCCTCACTACCTTGTGTTCTCCGCTGAGGAGATCCCGGACGGCGCGACGACGCACAAGTGCTGCCCACCGATCCGCGAGGAATCCAACCGCGAAGCCCTGTGGCAGGGGCTCGTCGACGGCACGATCGACTGCATCGTCTCCGACCACTCGCCCTCGACGGCCGAGCTCAAACTTCTCGACACCGGCGACTTCGGTGCGGCCTGGGGCGGAATCTCCTCCCTGCAGCTGGGCCTCTCGCTCGTGTGGACCGAGGCGGCCAAACGCGGAATCGACCTCGCCGAGGTGGTGGCGTGGATGTCATCGGCTCCTGCAGCCGTCGCCGGTGTGGAGGGCAAGGGTGCGATCGCCCTCGGCAACGACGCGGACTTCGCAGTCTTCGCCCCCGAGGAGGAGTGGACGATCGCGGCCACTGAGCTCTATCACCGCAATCAGATCAGCGCTTACGACGCCCGCACCGTCCGCGGCGCTGTCAAGCAGACGATCCTGCGCGGAGCCCCCGTGGACTTCGACGAGCCCCAGGGGCGCCTCCTCCGAGCCCGCTGA
- a CDS encoding DUF559 domain-containing protein, with protein sequence MTKGREVFSHLSAAMIHGLDPAYPATSRVEVLRPNVSRKYRYLHVRNREVPTGQKAVIGMYSATSLERTLIDVARDYELDLAVPLIDEAIRGGRTSRNRLGDQLELCPEIRGGGAARQAIELSDGRREAPSESIAAVRFFEHGIGGFEPQVEFFDESGRVLARVDFCNVDAKVIIEVDGIEKYFMDDDVRGNLAKEKARESALEARGYRVIRLSFGQLFRSQPFAHILNTVAARLRQR encoded by the coding sequence GTGACGAAGGGAAGGGAGGTGTTCTCCCATCTTTCGGCCGCGATGATCCACGGATTGGATCCTGCCTATCCGGCCACGTCTCGTGTCGAGGTGCTGCGACCGAATGTCAGCCGGAAATACCGGTATCTTCACGTTCGGAATAGGGAAGTGCCGACAGGACAGAAGGCTGTGATCGGCATGTACTCCGCGACCTCTCTGGAGAGAACCTTGATCGATGTGGCCAGAGATTACGAGCTCGATCTTGCCGTGCCACTGATCGACGAGGCCATCAGGGGTGGACGCACATCCAGGAACCGCCTCGGCGATCAGCTCGAACTTTGCCCTGAGATTCGCGGCGGCGGCGCAGCTCGGCAAGCCATCGAATTGTCCGACGGTCGGCGGGAGGCTCCATCGGAATCGATCGCCGCCGTCCGCTTCTTCGAGCACGGAATCGGCGGATTCGAGCCCCAGGTCGAGTTCTTCGATGAGAGCGGCCGAGTGCTCGCCCGTGTGGACTTCTGCAACGTCGACGCGAAAGTGATCATCGAAGTCGACGGGATCGAGAAGTACTTCATGGACGACGATGTCCGCGGGAACCTCGCAAAGGAGAAGGCTCGGGAATCAGCTCTGGAAGCGAGAGGGTACAGGGTCATTCGACTGTCGTTCGGACAGTTGTTCCGATCGCAGCCCTTCGCTCATATCCTCAACACTGTCGCCGCCAGGCTCAGACAGCGCTGA
- the pucL gene encoding factor-independent urate hydroxylase has product MSKVRLTTNQYGKAENRLMRVYRDTDRHEIRDLNVTSELQGDFETAHTEGNNEHVVATDTQKNTVFAKAKELGVTSPEQFIMGLADHFTSSFDWVTGGRWAAEEYGWSRINDHDHSFYKSAPETRTAVFTRDGDKDTLISGFYGLTVLKTTESGFVGYPKDKYTTLPETDDRILATDIATRWIYNTSDLDFEGVYRQVKEIILDSFTDHYSHALQHTLYQMGEKVIDAVPEIDEIRFSCPNKHHFLYDIERFGLENPNEVLIVADRPYGLIEATFTRDGVEENKDAWAQIAGFC; this is encoded by the coding sequence ATGAGCAAGGTACGACTGACAACGAACCAGTATGGCAAGGCGGAGAACCGGTTGATGAGGGTCTACCGTGACACCGATCGTCACGAGATCCGCGACCTCAACGTGACCTCGGAGTTGCAGGGCGATTTCGAAACTGCTCACACCGAGGGCAACAACGAGCACGTCGTGGCCACCGACACCCAGAAGAACACGGTCTTCGCGAAGGCCAAGGAACTCGGCGTGACCTCGCCCGAGCAGTTCATCATGGGCCTCGCAGACCACTTCACCTCCAGCTTCGACTGGGTCACCGGCGGACGCTGGGCGGCCGAGGAATACGGTTGGAGCCGCATCAACGACCACGACCACTCCTTCTACAAGTCAGCGCCTGAGACCCGCACCGCGGTCTTCACCCGCGACGGTGACAAAGACACCCTGATCTCGGGCTTCTACGGGCTCACCGTACTCAAGACCACCGAGTCGGGCTTCGTCGGCTACCCGAAGGACAAGTACACGACCCTGCCGGAGACCGACGACCGCATCCTCGCCACGGACATCGCGACCCGCTGGATCTACAACACCTCGGACCTCGACTTCGAGGGCGTGTACAGACAAGTGAAGGAGATCATCCTCGACTCGTTCACCGATCACTACTCGCATGCCCTGCAGCACACCCTGTACCAGATGGGTGAGAAGGTCATCGACGCGGTGCCGGAGATCGACGAGATCCGTTTCTCCTGCCCCAACAAGCACCATTTCCTCTACGACATCGAGCGCTTCGGCTTGGAGAACCCGAACGAAGTGCTCATTGTCGCTGATCGTCCCTACGGGCTGATCGAAGCGACCTTCACCCGTGATGGTGTGGAGGAGAACAAGGACGCCTGGGCGCAGATCGCCGGCTTCTGCTGA
- the uraH gene encoding hydroxyisourate hydrolase produces MSFISAHALDSTLGTPAADLEVTLYSGAEVIANARTDGNGRVSEFGPDHLGAGDYRIVFGTGAYFETQGQDHFHPQVTIDFTVKAGEGHYHIPLLLSPFAYSTYRGS; encoded by the coding sequence ATGAGCTTCATCTCCGCACACGCACTCGACTCCACGCTCGGCACTCCTGCCGCTGACCTCGAGGTCACGCTGTACTCCGGTGCTGAGGTGATCGCGAACGCCCGCACGGACGGCAACGGTCGTGTCTCGGAATTCGGACCGGACCACCTCGGCGCCGGAGACTATCGGATCGTATTCGGTACCGGTGCCTACTTCGAGACCCAGGGGCAGGATCACTTCCATCCTCAGGTGACGATCGACTTCACGGTCAAGGCCGGTGAAGGCCACTATCACATACCATTGCTGCTGAGCCCGTTCGCCTACAGCACATACCGGGGAAGCTGA
- the aceE gene encoding pyruvate dehydrogenase (acetyl-transferring), homodimeric type, translating into MTQDTTSAIPRGSGDEEVDEWLESWEGLVSQRGTLRASEIMEALRRRAASNSVAQPKVTTTDYVNTIPADQEPAYPGDERLERKYRKWLRWNAAMLVHRAQRPEISVGGHISTYAGAATLYEIGFNNFFRGQDHPGGGDQVFFQGHASPGMYARAFLENRLNEKQLDGFRQEASKAPNGLSSYPHPRLMPDFWQFPTVSMGLGPINSIYQAQMNRYLHNRGIKDTSDQRVWAFLGDGEMDEPESRGALQLAANEGLDNLTYVINCNLQRLDGPVRGNGKIVQELEAVFTGAGWNVIKVLWGREWDSLLDADHSGELVRIMNETLDGDYQTFKAESGGFIRDNFFGRSPVTKGLVEHLSDDDIWNLKRGGHDYHKVFAAYEQAVNTNGKPTVVLVQTVKGYGLGTTFESRNATHQMKKFTAADVKAFRDRMDIPITDKVIDEDPYAVPYYHPGDDAEEVQYMLEKRSKLGGFLPNRKPENSKKTLPAASDKAFAQTKKGSGHQQAATTMAFVRLLKDLMREKGLGNRIVPIIPDEARTFGIDAFFPTAKIYNPNGQNYLAVDRELFLSYKEATNGQLLHVGINEAGAAAGFTAAGTAYSTHGEPMIPIYVFYSMFGFQRTGDAFWAAGDQMTRGFIIGATAGRTTLTGEGLQHADGHSPVLAATNPAVRIYDPAYGYEIGHIMRDGLHRMYGEHDLGDDARNVMYYLTVYNEPMLQPAEPENVDVDGILRGIHRVAEAGTGAEAGAGDRPQAQLLASGVGVPWALEARGLLAQDWGVDAAVWSVTSWAELRRDALKCEAEKLENFEAEPRVPYVRQRLGAEAGPIVATSDFDSTQPDLIRPFLSQDFATLGADGFGFSDTRAAARRHFKIDAHSMVVRTLQLLADRGEIARSVPVEAAKKYRLGDVNAGTSGTAGGDS; encoded by the coding sequence ATGACCCAGGACACAACTTCGGCGATCCCGAGGGGATCCGGTGACGAAGAGGTAGACGAGTGGCTCGAATCCTGGGAGGGACTCGTCAGCCAGCGCGGAACCCTGCGCGCCAGCGAGATTATGGAGGCACTGCGCCGACGCGCTGCATCGAACTCCGTGGCCCAGCCCAAGGTCACGACCACGGACTACGTCAACACGATCCCGGCCGATCAGGAGCCTGCCTACCCCGGTGATGAGCGCCTGGAGCGCAAATACCGCAAATGGCTGCGCTGGAACGCCGCGATGCTCGTCCACCGAGCCCAGCGTCCCGAGATCTCGGTCGGCGGGCACATCTCGACCTACGCGGGTGCCGCGACCCTCTATGAGATCGGGTTCAACAACTTCTTCCGCGGCCAGGACCATCCCGGCGGCGGCGACCAGGTCTTCTTCCAGGGTCACGCCTCACCCGGCATGTACGCCAGGGCCTTTCTCGAGAACCGTCTGAACGAAAAACAGCTCGACGGTTTCAGGCAGGAAGCCTCGAAGGCCCCCAATGGGCTGAGCTCCTACCCGCACCCTCGTCTGATGCCCGATTTCTGGCAGTTCCCGACCGTGTCGATGGGCCTGGGCCCGATCAACTCGATCTACCAGGCGCAGATGAACCGCTACCTGCACAACCGCGGCATCAAGGACACCTCCGATCAGCGCGTCTGGGCCTTCCTCGGCGACGGTGAGATGGACGAGCCGGAATCACGCGGTGCACTCCAGCTGGCCGCGAACGAAGGCCTCGACAACCTCACCTACGTCATCAACTGCAATCTGCAGCGACTGGATGGGCCTGTCCGCGGCAATGGCAAGATCGTTCAGGAGCTCGAGGCCGTCTTCACCGGCGCGGGCTGGAATGTCATCAAGGTCCTGTGGGGCCGCGAATGGGACTCCCTGCTCGACGCCGACCACAGCGGCGAGCTGGTCCGGATCATGAACGAGACTCTCGACGGTGATTACCAGACCTTCAAGGCCGAGTCCGGCGGATTCATCCGTGACAACTTCTTCGGCCGCTCACCGGTGACCAAGGGCCTCGTCGAGCACCTGTCCGATGACGACATCTGGAACCTCAAGCGCGGCGGCCACGACTATCACAAGGTCTTCGCCGCCTATGAGCAGGCCGTGAACACGAACGGCAAACCGACCGTGGTCCTCGTCCAGACGGTCAAGGGCTACGGCCTCGGCACGACCTTCGAGTCGCGCAATGCCACGCACCAGATGAAGAAGTTCACGGCCGCCGACGTCAAGGCCTTCCGCGACCGGATGGACATCCCGATCACCGACAAGGTCATCGACGAGGATCCCTACGCCGTGCCCTACTACCACCCGGGCGACGACGCTGAAGAAGTCCAGTACATGCTTGAGAAGCGGTCCAAGCTGGGTGGATTCCTGCCTAATCGCAAGCCCGAGAACAGCAAGAAGACCCTGCCTGCCGCCAGCGACAAGGCCTTCGCGCAGACCAAGAAGGGTTCGGGCCACCAGCAGGCTGCGACCACGATGGCCTTCGTGCGTCTGCTCAAGGACCTCATGCGCGAGAAGGGCCTCGGCAACCGGATCGTGCCCATCATCCCCGATGAGGCACGGACATTCGGCATCGACGCGTTCTTCCCGACCGCGAAGATCTACAACCCGAATGGGCAGAACTACCTGGCGGTCGACCGCGAGCTGTTCCTCTCATACAAGGAGGCGACCAACGGGCAGCTGCTCCACGTCGGCATCAACGAAGCAGGCGCGGCTGCGGGATTCACCGCGGCAGGAACTGCGTATTCGACGCATGGCGAGCCGATGATCCCGATCTACGTGTTCTACTCGATGTTCGGGTTCCAGCGCACCGGCGACGCCTTCTGGGCGGCCGGAGATCAGATGACGCGAGGGTTCATCATCGGCGCCACGGCTGGCCGCACGACGTTGACCGGTGAGGGCCTGCAGCACGCTGACGGACACTCGCCGGTGCTGGCCGCGACCAACCCTGCTGTGCGGATCTACGACCCGGCCTACGGCTACGAGATCGGCCACATCATGCGCGACGGACTGCACCGCATGTACGGCGAGCACGATCTCGGTGACGACGCCCGCAACGTCATGTACTACCTGACCGTGTACAACGAGCCGATGCTCCAGCCGGCCGAACCCGAGAATGTCGACGTCGACGGGATCCTGCGCGGAATCCATCGTGTCGCGGAAGCCGGCACCGGCGCCGAGGCGGGGGCGGGCGATCGTCCGCAGGCTCAGCTGCTCGCGTCCGGAGTCGGCGTCCCGTGGGCGCTCGAGGCCCGTGGTCTGCTGGCACAGGACTGGGGTGTGGATGCGGCCGTCTGGTCGGTGACCTCATGGGCCGAACTGCGCCGCGATGCCCTGAAGTGCGAAGCCGAGAAGCTCGAGAACTTCGAAGCCGAGCCGCGCGTGCCCTATGTGCGGCAGCGTCTGGGCGCCGAGGCTGGGCCGATCGTGGCCACGAGTGATTTCGACTCCACACAGCCGGACCTCATCCGGCCGTTCCTCAGTCAGGACTTCGCGACCCTGGGGGCCGACGGATTCGGATTCTCCGACACACGCGCCGCTGCCAGGCGTCATTTCAAGATCGATGCGCACTCGATGGTGGTGCGCACCCTGCAGTTGCTGGCCGACCGTGGGGAGATTGCGCGCTCGGTGCCGGTCGAGGCCGCGAAGAAGTACCGCCTGGGCGACGTCAACGCAGGAACCTCAGGCACCGCCGGCGGCGATTCCTGA
- the uraD gene encoding 2-oxo-4-hydroxy-4-carboxy-5-ureidoimidazoline decarboxylase has product MDLSEFNQLPADDARTALRPCLDVDRWIDGVVAARPYSDRAAAQDSARTSANPLSPDEIARAMSHHPRIGEKAKGASAEAAHSSREQAGLGSLEADVQDRLAAGNAAYEERFDRVFLIRAAGRSPEEILAELQRRMSNTDTQELAEVGEQLIQIAALRLEGILA; this is encoded by the coding sequence GTGGACCTGAGTGAGTTCAATCAGCTCCCTGCCGATGACGCCCGAACGGCGTTGCGTCCATGTCTGGACGTCGACCGGTGGATCGATGGTGTCGTGGCCGCCCGGCCCTACTCCGACAGGGCCGCGGCCCAGGACTCGGCTCGCACAAGCGCGAACCCATTGAGCCCAGATGAGATCGCCCGTGCGATGTCTCACCATCCCCGGATCGGTGAGAAGGCCAAGGGGGCCTCCGCCGAGGCGGCCCATTCCTCGCGTGAGCAGGCTGGCCTGGGCTCCCTTGAGGCGGATGTTCAGGACCGCCTCGCCGCAGGTAACGCCGCCTACGAAGAGCGTTTCGACCGTGTCTTCCTCATCCGCGCCGCTGGACGCAGCCCCGAGGAGATCCTCGCTGAGCTTCAGCGCCGCATGTCCAACACCGACACCCAGGAGCTCGCCGAGGTCGGCGAGCAGCTGATCCAGATCGCCGCACTCAGACTCGAAGGAATACTTGCATGA